Proteins from one Odocoileus virginianus isolate 20LAN1187 ecotype Illinois chromosome 29, Ovbor_1.2, whole genome shotgun sequence genomic window:
- the LOC139031988 gene encoding SH3 domain-binding protein 1-like, protein MRGRFEGYGSEGDFGQFMEPVETLRSRSSVDGKTERKKKKKNVRAPQGAERDTGHPHKFTSPRPSPRLPAAPRSLEKRSRERTSRRPRQAPSPEQQSRPPPRAKGVRTRGLPTRAERAPPFPSRASGNPVASLCLRELPAGCHPGANAPRAHVHTPAAQAREPLGVEPRRTARPAGTRAHPDPCPPASPGRPSPPPASLTSSRVTFQT, encoded by the exons ATGAGGGGCAGATTTGAGGGATATGGCAGTGAAGGTGATTTTGGACAGTTTATGGAACCTGTGGAAACTTTAAGGTCAAGAAGTTCAGTAGATG GAAAAACagagcggaaaaaaaaaaaaaaaaatgtgagagcGCCTCAAGGTGCCGAGAGGGACACAGGACACCCACACAAGTTTACAAGTCCTCGCCCAAGTCCTCGCCTCCCAGCCGCTCCCCGGAGCTTGGAGAAGCGGAGCCGGGAGCGCACATCCCGACGGCCTCGCCAAGCCCCCAGCCCCGAGCAGCAGTCTCGCCCGCCGCCCCGGGCTAAAGGCGTGAGAACCCGAGGACTCCCGACCCGGGCTGAGCgcgcccctcccttccccagccgAGCTTCTGGAAATCCAGTAGCCTCCCTCTGCCTCCGGGAGCTCCCGGCCGGCTGCCACCCCGGAGCCAACGCACCGCGTGCACACGTCCACACGCCAGCAGCCCAGGCGCGGGAGCCGCTGGGTGTGGAACCGAGGCGCACCGCTCGCCCAGCCGGCACCCGCGCGCACCCGGACCCTTGCCCCCCGGCGTCCCCCGGCCGCCCGAGCCCCCCGCCCGCCAGCCTCACCAGCAGCCGGGTAACTTTCCAG